One Pseudomonas sp. HOU2 genomic window carries:
- a CDS encoding LysR family transcriptional regulator, with protein sequence MRFTLRQLQVFVAVAQQESVSRAAGLLNLSQSAASTSITELERQSSCQLFDRAGKRLSLNALGKQLLPQAVALLDQSKEIEDLLNGKSGFGSLSVGATLTIGNYLATLLIGGFMQRHPESQVKLHVQNTANIVHQVAHYEIDLGLIEGDCSHPDIEVQSWVEDELVVFCAPQHPLAKRGSATMEELTHEAWILREQGSGTRLTFDQAMRHHRSALNIRLELEHTEAIKRAVESGLGIGCISRLALRDAFRRGSLVAVETPDLDLARQFYFIWHKQKYQTSAMREFLDLCRAFTAGVQRSDEIVLPSIA encoded by the coding sequence ATGCGATTTACTCTTCGTCAACTGCAAGTCTTCGTCGCCGTCGCCCAGCAGGAAAGCGTATCCCGTGCTGCGGGTCTGCTCAACCTCTCGCAATCGGCGGCGAGCACCTCTATTACCGAACTGGAGCGCCAGTCCAGCTGCCAGCTGTTCGATCGCGCCGGCAAACGGCTGAGCCTCAACGCCCTCGGCAAACAGCTGTTGCCGCAAGCGGTGGCCCTGCTCGACCAGTCCAAGGAAATCGAAGACCTGCTCAACGGCAAATCCGGTTTCGGCTCACTGTCAGTGGGCGCCACCCTGACTATCGGCAATTATCTGGCGACCCTGTTGATCGGCGGCTTCATGCAGCGCCATCCGGAAAGCCAGGTGAAACTGCATGTGCAGAACACCGCCAATATCGTGCATCAAGTGGCCCACTATGAAATTGATCTGGGTCTAATCGAAGGCGACTGCAGCCACCCGGACATTGAAGTGCAGAGCTGGGTCGAGGATGAGCTGGTGGTGTTCTGTGCGCCGCAACATCCGCTGGCCAAACGCGGCAGTGCGACCATGGAAGAGCTGACCCACGAAGCGTGGATTCTGCGTGAACAAGGGTCAGGCACGCGCCTGACCTTCGACCAGGCCATGCGTCACCATCGCAGTGCGCTGAATATCCGTCTGGAGCTGGAGCACACCGAAGCGATCAAACGCGCGGTGGAATCAGGATTGGGGATTGGCTGCATTTCACGGCTGGCGCTGCGTGATGCGTTCCGCCGTGGCAGTCTGGTGGCGGTGGAAACCCCGGATCTGGATCTGGCCCGGCAGTTTTACTTCATCTGGCACAAGCAGAAATACCAGACCTCGGCCATGCGCGAGTTTCTCGACCTGTGCCGCGCTTTCACCGCCGGGGTGCAGCGCAGCGACGAGATCGTCTTGCCAAGCATCGCTTAA